One region of Caldimonas thermodepolymerans genomic DNA includes:
- the sdhA gene encoding succinate dehydrogenase flavoprotein subunit has translation MQIGTSLPTRKFDVVIVGAGGSGMRASLQLAQAGLNVAVLSKVFPTRSHTVAAQGGIGASLGNMSEDNWHYHFYDTVKGSDWLGDQDAIEFMCREAPKVVYELEHFGMPFDRNPDGTIYQRPFGGHTANYGEKPVQRACAAADRTGHALLHTLYQRNVAARTNFFVEWMALDLIRDADGDVVGVTALELETGDVYILHAKVVLLATGGAGRIFAASTNAFINTGDGLGMAARAGVPLQDMEFWQFHPTGVAGAGVLLTEGCRGEGAILRNANGERFMERYAPTLKDLAPRDFVSRCMDQEIKEGRGCGPNKDYVVLDMTHLGAETIMKRLPSVYEIGHNFANVDITKEPIPVVPTIHYQMGGIPTNINGQVVVPKGDDYRVPVNGLYAVGECSCVSVHGANRLGTNSLLDLVVFGRAAGDHIIQTLKGEPKAHKPLPKDAAELTLSRLARLEASTSGEYAQDVANDIRSTMQAHAGVFRTQKLMDEGVQRIAEIRERVKNITLKDKSKVWNTARMEALEVDNLIEAAQATMVSAAARKECRGAHTVHDYERGADDPEFPLGRNDKEWLKHTLWHSATNSLTYKPVNLKPLTVDSVPPKVRTF, from the coding sequence ATGCAAATCGGAACCTCTCTTCCCACGCGCAAGTTCGACGTCGTCATCGTCGGTGCCGGCGGCTCCGGCATGCGCGCCTCGCTGCAGCTGGCCCAGGCCGGTCTGAACGTCGCCGTCCTGTCCAAGGTCTTCCCGACCCGCTCGCACACCGTCGCCGCGCAGGGGGGCATCGGCGCCTCGCTGGGCAACATGAGCGAGGACAACTGGCACTACCACTTCTACGACACCGTCAAGGGCTCGGACTGGCTCGGCGACCAGGACGCGATCGAGTTCATGTGCCGTGAAGCGCCCAAGGTCGTCTACGAGCTCGAGCACTTCGGCATGCCGTTCGACCGCAACCCCGACGGCACCATCTACCAGCGCCCGTTCGGCGGCCACACCGCCAACTACGGCGAGAAGCCCGTGCAGCGTGCCTGTGCCGCGGCCGACCGTACCGGCCACGCGCTGCTGCACACGCTGTACCAGCGCAACGTCGCGGCCCGCACCAACTTCTTCGTCGAGTGGATGGCGCTGGACCTGATCCGCGACGCCGACGGCGACGTGGTGGGCGTGACCGCGCTGGAGCTGGAAACCGGCGACGTCTACATCCTGCACGCCAAGGTCGTGCTGCTGGCCACGGGCGGCGCCGGCCGCATCTTCGCCGCGTCGACCAACGCCTTCATCAACACCGGTGACGGCCTGGGCATGGCCGCGCGCGCCGGCGTGCCGCTGCAGGACATGGAGTTCTGGCAGTTCCACCCGACCGGCGTGGCCGGCGCGGGCGTGCTGCTGACCGAAGGCTGCCGCGGCGAGGGCGCCATCCTGCGCAATGCCAACGGCGAGCGCTTCATGGAGCGCTATGCCCCGACGCTGAAGGACCTGGCGCCGCGCGATTTCGTCTCGCGCTGCATGGACCAGGAGATCAAGGAAGGTCGCGGCTGCGGTCCCAACAAGGACTACGTGGTGCTCGACATGACCCACCTGGGCGCCGAGACCATCATGAAGCGCCTGCCCTCGGTCTACGAGATCGGCCACAACTTCGCCAACGTCGACATCACCAAGGAGCCGATCCCGGTCGTGCCGACCATCCACTACCAGATGGGCGGCATCCCGACCAACATCAACGGCCAGGTGGTGGTGCCCAAGGGCGACGACTACCGCGTGCCGGTCAACGGCCTGTACGCCGTGGGCGAGTGCTCCTGCGTGTCGGTGCACGGCGCCAACCGCCTGGGTACCAACTCGCTGCTCGACCTGGTGGTGTTCGGCCGCGCCGCGGGCGACCACATCATCCAGACCCTCAAGGGCGAACCCAAGGCCCACAAGCCGCTGCCCAAGGACGCTGCCGAACTCACGCTGTCGCGCCTGGCCCGCCTGGAGGCCAGCACCTCGGGCGAATATGCCCAGGACGTGGCCAACGACATCCGCTCGACGATGCAGGCGCACGCCGGCGTGTTCCGCACCCAGAAGCTGATGGACGAGGGCGTGCAGCGCATCGCCGAAATCCGCGAGCGCGTCAAGAACATCACGCTGAAGGACAAGTCCAAGGTGTGGAACACCGCGCGCATGGAGGCGCTGGAAGTCGACAACCTGATCGAAGCCGCGCAGGCGACGATGGTGTCGGCCGCCGCCCGCAAGGAATGTCGCGGCGCGCACACCGTGCACGACTACGAGCGCGGGGCGGACGATCCGGAGTTCCCGCTGGGTCGCAACGACAAGGAGTGGCTGAAGCACACCCTGTGGCACAGCGCGACCAACAGCCTGACCTACAAGCCTGTGAACCTCAAGCCGCTGACGGTGGACAGCGTTCCGCCCAAAGTCCGTACCTTCTAA
- the sdhD gene encoding succinate dehydrogenase, hydrophobic membrane anchor protein translates to MNKNYGSKRLVVGAHYGLRDWLAQRVTGVLMALFTIVLLAQVFWPWKRRDENGNVIGDIVGYDKWAGIFAQQWMKFLTFAVVVALLYHVWVGMRDIWMDYVKPVGARLTLQVVTIVWLVGCAGWAIQVLWRL, encoded by the coding sequence ATGAACAAAAACTACGGTTCCAAGCGCCTCGTGGTGGGTGCGCACTACGGCCTGCGTGACTGGCTCGCCCAGCGCGTCACCGGCGTCCTGATGGCGCTGTTCACGATCGTCCTGCTGGCCCAGGTCTTCTGGCCCTGGAAGCGCCGTGACGAGAACGGCAACGTGATCGGCGACATCGTCGGCTACGACAAGTGGGCAGGCATCTTCGCCCAGCAGTGGATGAAGTTCCTGACCTTCGCCGTCGTCGTTGCGCTGCTGTACCACGTCTGGGTCGGCATGCGTGACATCTGGATGGATTACGTCAAGCCGGTGGGCGCAAGGCTCACGCTGCAGGTCGTCACCATCGTCTGGCTCGTCGGCTGTGCCGGCTGGGCGATCCAGGTCCTGTGGAGGCTGTGA
- the sdhC gene encoding succinate dehydrogenase, cytochrome b556 subunit: protein MPEIAKQRPGPMRLPDALKYRLPVAGWVSILHRASGLLMFLLLPFILWLFDKSLTSEISYGEFTSAFSAGVWIFPGWFVKLVVLALAWAYFHHFIAGLRHIWMDVFHTVSKQQGRSSAIFTLVLSLVLTVAVAVKLFS from the coding sequence ATGCCTGAAATCGCAAAACAACGACCCGGGCCCATGCGCTTGCCCGATGCGCTCAAGTACCGTCTGCCGGTCGCCGGGTGGGTGTCGATCCTGCACCGGGCCAGCGGCCTGCTGATGTTCCTGCTGCTGCCGTTCATTCTCTGGCTGTTCGACAAGAGCCTCACCTCCGAGATTTCCTACGGCGAGTTCACCAGTGCCTTCTCCGCCGGCGTGTGGATCTTCCCGGGCTGGTTCGTCAAGCTGGTCGTGCTCGCGCTGGCCTGGGCCTATTTCCACCATTTCATTGCCGGCCTGCGCCACATCTGGATGGACGTGTTCCACACCGTGAGCAAGCAGCAGGGCCGCAGTTCCGCGATCTTCACGCTGGTGCTCAGCCTGGTGCTGACGGTCGCTGTCGCCGTCAAGCTGTTCTCCTGA